A DNA window from Ostrea edulis chromosome 5, xbOstEdul1.1, whole genome shotgun sequence contains the following coding sequences:
- the LOC125649683 gene encoding calmodulin-alpha isoform X1, with amino-acid sequence MADQLTEEQIAEFKEAFSLFDKDGDGTITTKELGTVMRSLGQNPTEAELQDMINEVDADGNGTIDFPEFLTMMARKMKDTDSEEEIREAFRVFDKDGNGFISAAELRHVMTNLGEKLTDEEVDEMIREADIDGDGQVNYEGMLIIMKGIDLYVVLNHSEKFSHPTMLKATYFEYYYVEKIFL; translated from the exons ATG GCAGATCAACTAACAGAAGAACAGATTGCAG AGTTCAAAGAGGCTTTCAGTCTTTTTGATAAAGACGGTGATGGAACCATTACAACAAAAGAATTGGGGACAGTGATGAGGTCACTGGGTCAGAATCCCACAGAAGCAGAACTTCAGGATATGATCAATGAAGTGGATGCTGATG GAAATGGTACAATAGACTTCCCAGAGTTTTTGACCATGATGGCAAGAAAGATGAAAGATACAGACAGTGAAGAAGAAATTCGAGAAGCATTCCGAGTATTTGACAAAGATGGAAATGGATTTATCAGTGCAGCTGAGTTGAGACATGTGATGACAAACTTAGGAGAGAAGCTCACAGACGAAGAGGTGGATGAAATGATCCGAGAAGCAGACATAGATGGTGACGGTCAAGTTAattatgaaggtatgttgataATAATGAAAGGAATAGATCTCTATGTTGTACTGAACCATTCAGAGAAGTTCAGCCATCCTACAATGTTAAAAGCCACCTACTTTGAATATTATTATGTAGAAAAGATTTTCCTGTAG
- the LOC125649683 gene encoding calmodulin isoform X3, which yields MADQLTEEQIAEFKEAFSLFDKDGDGTITTKELGTVMRSLGQNPTEAELQDMINEVDADGNGTIDFPEFLTMMARKMKDTDSEEEIREAFRVFDKDGNGFISAAELRHVMTNLGEKLTDEEVDEMIREADIDGDGQVNYEEFVTMMTSK from the exons ATG GCAGATCAACTAACAGAAGAACAGATTGCAG AGTTCAAAGAGGCTTTCAGTCTTTTTGATAAAGACGGTGATGGAACCATTACAACAAAAGAATTGGGGACAGTGATGAGGTCACTGGGTCAGAATCCCACAGAAGCAGAACTTCAGGATATGATCAATGAAGTGGATGCTGATG GAAATGGTACAATAGACTTCCCAGAGTTTTTGACCATGATGGCAAGAAAGATGAAAGATACAGACAGTGAAGAAGAAATTCGAGAAGCATTCCGAGTATTTGACAAAGATGGAAATGGATTTATCAGTGCAGCTGAGTTGAGACATGTGATGACAAACTTAGGAGAGAAGCTCACAGACGAAGAGGTGGATGAAATGATCCGAGAAGCAGACATAGATGGTGACGGTCAAGTTAattatgaag AGTTTGTTACGATGATGACTTCAAAGTGA
- the LOC125649683 gene encoding calmodulin isoform X2, with protein sequence MADQLTEEQIAEFKEAFSLFDKDGDGTITTKELGTVMRSLGQNPTEAELQDMINEVDADGNGTIDFPEFLTMMARKMKDTDSEEEIREAFRVFDKDGNGFISAAELRHVMTNLGEKLTDEEVDEMIREADIDGDGQVNYEEFVAMMTSK encoded by the exons ATG GCAGATCAACTAACAGAAGAACAGATTGCAG AGTTCAAAGAGGCTTTCAGTCTTTTTGATAAAGACGGTGATGGAACCATTACAACAAAAGAATTGGGGACAGTGATGAGGTCACTGGGTCAGAATCCCACAGAAGCAGAACTTCAGGATATGATCAATGAAGTGGATGCTGATG GAAATGGTACAATAGACTTCCCAGAGTTTTTGACCATGATGGCAAGAAAGATGAAAGATACAGACAGTGAAGAAGAAATTCGAGAAGCATTCCGAGTATTTGACAAAGATGGAAATGGATTTATCAGTGCAGCTGAGTTGAGACATGTGATGACAAACTTAGGAGAGAAGCTCACAGACGAAGAGGTGGATGAAATGATCCGAGAAGCAGACATAGATGGTGACGGTCAAGTTAattatgaag AATTTGTGGCAATGATGACATCAAAGTAG